From the Lathyrus oleraceus cultivar Zhongwan6 chromosome 4, CAAS_Psat_ZW6_1.0, whole genome shotgun sequence genome, one window contains:
- the LOC127138098 gene encoding secreted RxLR effector protein 161-like → MTDLGNMTYFLGMKIIYSEKGIILHQLKYELELLKRFELPNCNGAIKPSKENYKLDSDPECDDVDATTFKQLVGSQRYLCNTISDICYVVGMVSKFMSKPKWSHYQVGVRILMYVKGTLKYGVVFPSRENTNSKLMCYSDSDWYGDRVDGRSTSGYLFKYMGSPISWCSKKQLIFALPTYEVEYITCVVAAC, encoded by the coding sequence atgactgatctaggaaATATGACATATTTTTTAGGGATGAAGATTATATACTCCGAGAAGGGTATCATTTTGCATCAGCTgaaatatgaacttgagcttctaaAGAGATTTGAGTTGCCGAATTGTAACGGTGCGATCAAACCTTCAAAAGAAAATTACAAATTGGATTCTGATCCTGAGTgtgatgatgtagatgctacTACTTTCAAGCAGTTGGTTGGCTCTCagaggtatttgtgtaataccatATCTGATATTTGCTATGTAGTTGGAATGGTTAGTAAGTTCATGAGTAAACCAaagtggtctcattaccaagtTGGTGTCAGGATTCTTATGTATGTTAAGgggactctgaagtatggagtGGTGTTCCCTTCTAGAGAAAATACTAATTCAAAGTTGATGTGTTACTCAGACTCTGATTGGTATGGAGATAGAGTTGACGGAAGAAGTACTTCTGGATATTTGTTTAAGTATATGGGAAgtcctatttcttggtgttccaagaagcaactAATTTTTGCATTGCCAACCTATGAAGTTGAATATATTACATGTGTTGTGGCTGCATGTTAA